In Terriglobales bacterium, a single genomic region encodes these proteins:
- a CDS encoding cytochrome c-type biogenesis protein CcmH, producing MQRFLAMGKNRALQVALLSLAVIALMGAGDDARFNDLGHRVMCVCGCRQILLECNHVGCTYSDRMRDELAAAINRGDSDDLTLQAFVQKYGTIVLAAPTTSGFNRVAWIAPYMALVFGLTAVVVVIRGWRRPTAGSLAARSGSPDPALDPFRKQARRETEL from the coding sequence ATGCAGAGATTCCTTGCCATGGGGAAAAATCGCGCGCTGCAGGTTGCTCTGCTCTCGCTTGCGGTGATTGCCCTCATGGGCGCTGGTGATGATGCCCGCTTCAACGATCTCGGACATCGCGTCATGTGCGTGTGCGGCTGCCGTCAGATTCTGCTCGAGTGCAATCACGTGGGCTGCACGTACTCTGACCGTATGCGCGATGAATTAGCGGCGGCAATCAACCGTGGCGACAGCGACGACCTCACTCTGCAAGCCTTCGTCCAGAAATACGGCACCATTGTGCTCGCCGCGCCCACCACCAGCGGCTTCAACCGTGTGGCATGGATTGCGCCCTACATGGCACTGGTGTTCGGCTTGACCGCGGTTGTGGTAGTGATTCGAGGATGGAGAAGACCGACTGCAGGCTCACTCGCGGCCAGGTCTGGCTCCCCCGACCCCGCATTAGATCCATTTCGCAAACAGGCGCGCCGGGAGACTGAATTATGA
- a CDS encoding carboxypeptidase regulatory-like domain-containing protein — protein sequence MPSPRSPIRPLLFIVLSTLLLAGLAAAEDLTGTVTNKTTGKPSAGDDVVLIKLAQGMEEGARTKTNAKGEFTLPLDNAANPHLVRVNHQAVNYFRQAPPGTSAVDVEVYDVAKKIPGIATPIDIMAFQTDKGFLEVVEKFVVRNTSTPPRTQMNENNYEFQLPNGAIVDSGLAKGPNGQPVNSAPVPLAQKNRYAFAFPLRPGETQFQVSYHLPYSGQARIEPKLLSAMEHFVVMLPKEMQFKPEAGSFQSIPDETGANVQVVTGVQPSQPLAFTVAGNGTLHLGDEQAQGGGGESGAASGPEVANSRRPGGGLGPPTDSPDPLHQYRWFILSGFVAVLAFGAVYIATRSASAPRAAAGAAGNGGAGSRSAALQQPNRSALLLEALKEEMFELEVERQQGRISHQDYEKSKAALDQTLQRAITRKK from the coding sequence ATGCCGTCCCCACGGTCGCCAATCCGACCTCTGCTGTTTATAGTCCTGAGCACGTTGCTGCTGGCTGGTCTCGCTGCCGCCGAAGACCTCACTGGGACGGTCACCAATAAGACCACAGGCAAGCCGTCTGCCGGCGATGATGTGGTTCTAATCAAACTGGCGCAGGGCATGGAAGAGGGGGCACGAACCAAGACCAATGCCAAGGGCGAGTTCACGCTGCCGCTGGACAATGCCGCCAATCCTCACCTGGTACGGGTCAATCATCAGGCGGTAAATTACTTCCGCCAGGCTCCCCCGGGAACCAGCGCGGTTGACGTAGAGGTATATGACGTCGCCAAAAAAATCCCCGGTATTGCCACCCCGATTGACATTATGGCGTTCCAGACTGACAAAGGTTTCCTTGAAGTAGTAGAGAAGTTCGTAGTCAGGAACACTTCCACGCCGCCGCGAACGCAGATGAACGAAAACAATTATGAGTTCCAGCTGCCCAACGGCGCAATCGTAGATTCGGGCCTCGCTAAAGGACCCAACGGTCAGCCGGTAAACAGCGCCCCCGTGCCACTTGCGCAGAAAAACCGCTACGCCTTTGCCTTTCCTTTACGTCCCGGCGAAACTCAGTTTCAGGTTTCCTATCACTTGCCTTATAGCGGCCAGGCGCGCATTGAGCCCAAGCTCCTTTCGGCCATGGAGCACTTTGTGGTGATGCTGCCGAAGGAGATGCAATTCAAGCCCGAGGCCGGGAGTTTCCAGTCCATTCCTGATGAGACCGGCGCAAATGTACAGGTGGTCACTGGAGTGCAGCCCAGCCAGCCTCTTGCCTTCACCGTTGCCGGGAACGGCACATTGCACCTTGGAGATGAGCAGGCCCAAGGAGGCGGAGGCGAATCCGGCGCGGCATCGGGCCCGGAAGTTGCCAATAGCCGTCGACCTGGCGGCGGCCTTGGTCCACCCACCGACTCGCCAGATCCGTTGCACCAGTATCGCTGGTTCATCCTCTCCGGCTTTGTTGCGGTGTTGGCTTTCGGTGCGGTGTACATTGCCACCCGCAGTGCCTCTGCTCCTCGTGCGGCTGCCGGTGCGGCCGGAAACGGTGGCGCCGGTTCGCGCTCCGCGGCTCTGCAGCAACCCAATCGCTCCGCTCTGTTGCTGGAAGCTCTAAAAGAAGAAATGTTTGAACTGGAAGTCGAGCGCCAGCAGGGCCGCATCTCCCACCAGGATTACGAAAAGTCCAAGGCTGCTCTCGACCAGACCCTCCAGCGAGCGATCACCCGCAAGAAGTAA
- a CDS encoding zinc metalloprotease HtpX: MSAFTQLTWAQAPSPVRASVARHATKHPGELNPPLRRIIYIVDMGNAFKTASLLTALTLVLLFIGEYFGGRNGLVTALIFAALINFVSYFFSDKISLAMYRARPVTREELPRVYSVVERITQRVGLPMPKIFVIPTESPNAFATGRNPSHASVAVTQGILDLLNDEELEGVLAHELGHVRNRDILISSVAATLAGAITFLARMGYWAGLFGGFGGRDDDRNRGGLGALLMIILAPLAAMLIQLAVSRSREYQADETGAHFTGNPYALASALRKLDAYSRRVPMVATPSTAHLFIIQPVLGMNLGSLFSTHPPIAKRIERLTGRPAEFTQ, from the coding sequence ATGAGTGCATTCACCCAACTCACGTGGGCACAGGCGCCCTCGCCTGTGCGGGCGAGCGTAGCTCGCCACGCCACAAAGCACCCCGGGGAACTGAATCCCCCTCTCCGGCGTATCATCTACATAGTAGACATGGGAAACGCCTTTAAAACCGCATCTCTGCTTACCGCCCTTACTCTGGTTCTGCTGTTTATTGGGGAGTACTTTGGTGGGCGCAACGGCCTGGTCACGGCGCTGATTTTCGCCGCGCTGATCAATTTTGTCTCTTATTTCTTCTCCGACAAGATCTCCCTTGCCATGTATCGTGCGCGGCCAGTGACGCGCGAAGAGTTGCCGCGGGTTTACTCCGTGGTGGAGCGGATCACGCAGCGCGTCGGACTGCCTATGCCGAAGATTTTCGTGATTCCCACCGAGTCGCCCAACGCCTTCGCCACCGGACGCAACCCGTCGCATGCGTCAGTAGCTGTGACGCAAGGCATCCTGGATTTGCTGAATGATGAGGAACTGGAGGGCGTGCTGGCGCATGAACTCGGGCACGTACGCAACCGTGACATCCTCATCAGTTCCGTTGCTGCTACCCTCGCGGGCGCGATTACTTTCCTGGCCCGTATGGGCTATTGGGCCGGACTCTTTGGAGGTTTCGGCGGCCGCGACGACGATCGGAACCGTGGCGGGTTGGGAGCGTTGCTCATGATCATCCTCGCGCCCCTTGCCGCCATGCTGATCCAGTTGGCGGTTTCGCGCTCGCGTGAATACCAGGCCGATGAAACCGGCGCCCACTTCACCGGAAACCCTTACGCTCTCGCTAGTGCGCTGCGCAAGCTGGACGCATACTCACGGCGCGTCCCGATGGTGGCAACGCCTTCTACTGCGCACCTATTCATTATTCAGCCGGTGCTGGGGATGAATCTGGGCAGCTTGTTCTCCACGCATCCACCGATCGCAAAACGGATCGAGCGCCTCACCGGACGGCCGGCAGAATTTACCCAATAA
- a CDS encoding MoxR family ATPase, giving the protein MSTQTVTASRAAQLENLLRTVIRGKDDVVRLALVALFARGHLLIEGVPGVGKTTLAQALARAIDCTFQRVQFTSDMLPSDVLGISIYSPMEQKFEFRRGPVFTNILLADEINRTTPKTQSALLEAMNEGQVTVDGHAYSLPQPFLVIATQNPVEHHGTYPLPESQMDRFLIRARMGYPEGDHERAILRSEAGVSRLEELQPVLSSADVLAIQHEVIHVHVDDSLVSYTLEIVRRTRESEYLSLGVSPRGALMLYRGAQAMAFLEGRTFCTPEDFKPLVVPVFAHRVVVNALYSSTLKKTEQAEQVLREIVDSVPVPV; this is encoded by the coding sequence ATGTCAACGCAAACCGTCACCGCGTCACGCGCGGCACAACTGGAGAACCTGCTGCGCACGGTCATTCGCGGCAAGGATGATGTGGTCCGCCTGGCGCTGGTGGCGTTGTTTGCCCGCGGCCATCTGCTGATTGAAGGCGTTCCCGGCGTGGGCAAGACCACGCTTGCCCAGGCGCTCGCCCGCGCTATTGACTGCACCTTCCAGCGCGTGCAGTTCACCAGCGACATGCTTCCCAGCGACGTCCTCGGAATTTCCATTTATTCGCCGATGGAACAGAAGTTCGAGTTTCGTCGCGGCCCGGTGTTCACCAACATTCTGCTGGCCGACGAAATCAACCGCACTACTCCGAAGACACAATCCGCCCTACTTGAAGCCATGAACGAAGGGCAGGTCACCGTGGATGGCCACGCCTATTCACTCCCTCAACCTTTCCTGGTGATCGCGACCCAGAATCCCGTGGAGCACCACGGAACTTATCCGCTGCCGGAATCGCAGATGGACCGCTTCCTGATTCGCGCGCGCATGGGTTACCCGGAAGGTGACCATGAGCGCGCGATTTTGCGTTCCGAAGCCGGAGTTTCGCGGCTGGAAGAACTGCAGCCGGTGCTGAGCTCTGCCGACGTGCTCGCTATTCAACACGAAGTCATTCACGTGCACGTGGATGATTCGCTGGTCAGTTACACCCTGGAAATTGTCCGCCGCACCCGTGAATCCGAGTACTTGTCGCTGGGCGTCTCGCCGCGCGGGGCGCTCATGCTCTATCGCGGCGCTCAGGCAATGGCCTTTCTCGAAGGCCGCACCTTCTGCACTCCGGAAGACTTCAAGCCGCTCGTGGTTCCCGTGTTTGCGCATCGCGTGGTGGTGAATGCGCTCTACTCCTCGACTCTAAAGAAGACCGAGCAGGCCGAGCAGGTGCTGCGCGAGATCGTGGATAGCGTGCCCGTACCGGTCTAG
- a CDS encoding DUF4149 domain-containing protein has protein sequence MSILRFFMLLSLVVWLGGIIFFAFVVAPTVFSVLPTRHLAGLVVARALSVLHWMGIISAVVFLCTSIAYSRLAVGDPHPFAARHILVIVMLALTLISQFGVTPRLHALRTSIGEIDAVPPDNPARVHFNQLHVWSTRLEGGVFLLGLIVLYLTARQL, from the coding sequence ATGTCTATCTTGCGCTTTTTCATGTTGCTCTCGCTGGTGGTCTGGCTGGGCGGAATCATCTTTTTCGCCTTCGTCGTCGCGCCTACGGTCTTTTCGGTTCTCCCCACCCGCCATCTGGCCGGACTGGTGGTCGCCCGCGCGCTTTCAGTCCTTCACTGGATGGGCATCATCTCCGCAGTGGTATTCCTCTGCACTTCCATCGCGTATTCGCGACTGGCGGTCGGCGACCCGCATCCTTTCGCAGCGAGGCACATTCTGGTCATCGTTATGCTGGCGCTGACTCTGATCTCGCAGTTTGGGGTCACACCGCGTCTGCACGCCTTGCGAACATCTATAGGAGAGATAGACGCTGTGCCGCCCGACAATCCGGCGCGAGTCCATTTCAATCAGCTACACGTTTGGTCCACGCGACTTGAAGGAGGAGTGTTTCTGCTGGGATTGATTGTGCTTTATCTCACCGCACGACAACTGTAA
- the ychF gene encoding redox-regulated ATPase YchF has translation MKTGIIGLPQVGKTSLFRILTKAKLSEHALANPREAHIGVAKVPDDRLDRLAALYNPRKLVHAAIDYADVGAIGQEALKESAYIGHLRNVDALAHVVRAFDDPSIPHVGDINPLRDIKNVDFDLMVSDLGQVEKRLERVEKDLKKMRSAELEREFDLLKRAKAHLETERPLREMEMTAEDKKRVRGFMFLSEKPILYVLNVTETSELGRELENAISKYKLDEVASRPNAGATAICGKVEAELAEMNDEDAAEFLSSYGLKESGLVRLVRKTYELLGVISFFTVGEDECRAWTIPRNTRAPQAAGAIHSDLEKHFIRAETIRWDALLDAGSEANARAKGTLRLEGKDYIVQDGDILHIRHSG, from the coding sequence ATGAAAACTGGCATCATCGGCCTGCCGCAGGTAGGCAAGACATCACTATTTCGCATTCTTACCAAGGCAAAGCTCTCCGAACACGCGCTCGCTAATCCAAGAGAGGCGCACATTGGGGTGGCGAAAGTTCCGGACGATCGGCTCGACCGGCTGGCCGCGCTCTACAATCCGCGCAAACTGGTACACGCCGCAATTGATTATGCGGATGTGGGCGCAATTGGGCAGGAGGCGCTCAAGGAGTCTGCCTACATTGGCCATTTGCGCAATGTAGATGCCCTGGCGCATGTAGTGCGGGCATTCGACGATCCTTCGATTCCGCACGTCGGCGACATCAATCCGCTGCGCGACATCAAGAATGTGGATTTTGATTTGATGGTCAGCGACCTCGGTCAAGTGGAGAAGCGCCTCGAGCGGGTGGAAAAAGACCTGAAGAAAATGCGTTCCGCCGAACTGGAGCGCGAGTTCGACCTGTTGAAACGCGCCAAAGCCCACCTTGAAACCGAGCGGCCTCTACGAGAGATGGAGATGACGGCAGAGGACAAGAAACGCGTGCGCGGCTTCATGTTCCTAAGCGAAAAGCCGATCCTTTATGTGCTCAACGTAACCGAGACGAGTGAGTTGGGTCGCGAACTGGAGAATGCCATTTCAAAATACAAACTGGACGAGGTGGCCTCACGCCCGAACGCCGGTGCGACGGCCATTTGCGGCAAAGTTGAGGCTGAGCTGGCGGAGATGAACGACGAAGATGCGGCTGAGTTTCTCTCCAGCTATGGTTTGAAAGAAAGTGGCCTGGTGCGGCTGGTGCGCAAGACCTACGAGCTGCTTGGCGTGATTTCATTTTTTACGGTGGGAGAAGATGAATGCCGCGCCTGGACCATTCCGCGTAATACCCGCGCCCCTCAGGCGGCAGGAGCGATCCACTCTGATTTGGAGAAGCATTTCATTCGAGCCGAGACGATTCGCTGGGACGCGCTGCTGGACGCCGGATCCGAAGCGAATGCCCGCGCCAAAGGTACGCTGAGGCTGGAGGGCAAAGACTACATTGTGCAGGATGGGGATATTTTGCACATCAGACATAGTGGGTGA
- a CDS encoding ZIP family metal transporter encodes MHPIALSILLGLTAALANVAGGAVIMRRRWEHSFLRYFVALGAGFMLATAIVEMVPESVRLRGLRAGYLVLLGYLIIHFFEHTVTPHFHFGEETHAAEFVHAHKSYSVLLGLLIHTFFDGIAITSGFLLSNALGWIIFVAIFLHKIPEGFTVASVMLASGRSRAMAWASSVLLGAATLAGVLVMAVFRHAVAAGLPLSAGVTIYVAATDLMPEVNKEPGVRMALLVFFGVGLLFVLDNFLHVH; translated from the coding sequence ATGCACCCCATTGCTCTCAGCATTCTGCTGGGCCTCACGGCTGCCCTGGCCAACGTCGCCGGCGGAGCCGTAATCATGCGGCGGCGCTGGGAGCACTCTTTTCTCCGATACTTCGTTGCCCTGGGTGCTGGCTTCATGCTGGCAACCGCGATCGTTGAAATGGTCCCTGAGAGCGTGCGCCTGCGTGGTCTTCGCGCTGGATATCTTGTGCTGCTGGGGTATTTGATCATCCATTTTTTTGAGCACACGGTGACCCCGCACTTTCATTTTGGCGAGGAAACCCACGCCGCCGAATTTGTTCATGCGCACAAAAGTTACTCGGTGCTGCTGGGACTGCTGATCCACACCTTCTTCGACGGCATCGCTATCACCTCCGGCTTTCTTCTCTCCAATGCGCTGGGGTGGATAATCTTTGTCGCCATTTTCTTGCACAAAATTCCGGAAGGCTTCACCGTGGCCTCGGTTATGCTGGCCAGCGGACGAAGCCGAGCTATGGCCTGGGCATCTTCGGTGTTGCTGGGCGCCGCCACCCTGGCTGGAGTATTGGTAATGGCAGTTTTCCGCCATGCGGTTGCTGCTGGCTTGCCGCTCTCAGCCGGGGTCACGATTTACGTAGCGGCTACCGATTTGATGCCCGAGGTCAACAAAGAGCCGGGCGTGCGAATGGCGCTGCTGGTCTTCTTTGGAGTCGGTTTACTGTTCGTTCTTGACAATTTTTTACACGTGCACTGA
- a CDS encoding VWA domain-containing protein, whose translation MFSPEFCRFLPGIRRRLSAVVPWGALFPLILATALTAAGGQTQTPNTQPPSADQQKQTEPPPEAGGPQGETGPYAIPKKKEEPPPPPPPSAPKKVPGMPDYTIQVNVPVVTLDAMVQTKDGHFIPGLKAGNFKILEDGVPQKLTSFSQSEAPITAVLLVEFAATNYSFMYDALNASYYFANSLKPNDWVAVVAYDMKPEILVDFTQDKRAIYGGLNRLRIPGFRETNLFDALYDTLDRLDRIEGRKEIILVSTGRDTFSKLTLDQIMKKVKATPNVTIFPVSIGRALREWIDARYGSNPNVSEAMMDYLQADNQMNTFARMTGGRAFFPRFEGELPDIFREIGNSLRNQYTLAYHPTNPKLDGTYRKLKIEVVAPDGAPLKVRDERGKELKYQVIAREGYTAKHTVD comes from the coding sequence ATGTTTTCCCCTGAGTTTTGCCGGTTTTTACCGGGTATTCGCCGTAGGTTATCTGCTGTGGTTCCCTGGGGGGCTTTATTCCCCTTGATCTTGGCTACCGCCCTCACCGCAGCCGGCGGGCAAACCCAGACCCCCAATACCCAGCCGCCATCCGCCGACCAGCAGAAGCAGACCGAACCCCCTCCTGAAGCGGGGGGCCCTCAGGGTGAGACCGGCCCTTACGCTATCCCTAAGAAGAAGGAAGAGCCGCCGCCACCCCCGCCGCCTTCCGCCCCCAAGAAGGTTCCGGGTATGCCGGATTACACCATCCAGGTAAACGTACCGGTGGTGACCCTGGACGCAATGGTTCAAACCAAAGACGGTCACTTCATTCCCGGGCTTAAGGCAGGGAATTTCAAGATATTGGAAGACGGGGTGCCACAGAAACTTACCAGCTTCAGCCAGTCTGAGGCGCCGATAACGGCAGTACTGTTGGTGGAATTCGCGGCCACGAATTATTCATTCATGTATGACGCGCTGAATGCCTCCTACTACTTTGCTAACTCACTGAAACCGAATGACTGGGTGGCAGTAGTTGCTTACGATATGAAGCCCGAAATCCTGGTTGATTTTACCCAGGACAAGCGGGCCATTTACGGCGGGCTGAACCGGTTGCGAATACCGGGCTTTCGTGAGACCAATCTTTTTGACGCACTTTATGACACCTTAGATCGGCTGGATCGAATTGAGGGCCGCAAGGAAATTATTCTGGTTTCTACCGGGCGCGATACCTTCAGCAAACTCACGCTGGATCAGATCATGAAGAAAGTGAAAGCCACGCCCAATGTGACCATCTTTCCCGTCAGCATTGGGAGAGCATTGCGCGAGTGGATTGACGCCCGCTATGGAAGTAATCCGAACGTATCTGAGGCCATGATGGATTATCTCCAGGCCGATAATCAGATGAACACTTTCGCTCGCATGACCGGAGGCAGGGCATTCTTTCCTCGTTTCGAAGGCGAGCTACCGGATATTTTCCGCGAGATCGGAAATTCCCTCCGCAATCAGTACACGCTGGCCTACCATCCCACGAACCCCAAGCTGGATGGAACTTACCGCAAACTGAAAATTGAGGTCGTAGCGCCGGACGGCGCCCCATTGAAGGTGCGCGACGAGCGAGGCAAGGAGTTGAAATACCAAGTGATCGCTCGCGAGGGCTACACCGCAAAACACACTGTGGACTAG